Proteins from a genomic interval of Rosa chinensis cultivar Old Blush chromosome 2, RchiOBHm-V2, whole genome shotgun sequence:
- the LOC112185505 gene encoding transmembrane protein 33 homolog, with amino-acid sequence MGEERDDPQKLKKIAAAAYDYENDPRWADYWANILIPPHMASSPDVIGHFKQKFYKRYIDPELLVDAMSGSSPPPPPKRPSASSRSTNDSAGSTPRTSGTAAASGASGTSGSSATSAPTSLRWDHQTIQFSVNAWVFLVAVLAIFPLVPRHLSNRAYRLSFMGTACSSLYSTYSLYGKPRDWNLQGLQVYFRSIVMSKDVIYLIYCLTFVTSHLSLKFALIPILCRALVHVAKFLRRNFSQSSLYRKYLEEPCVWVESNTTTLSILSSHAEIGNGFLLIISLFSWQRNIIQTFAYWQLLKLMYHAPVTSDYHLSVWTKIGRTVHPFIHRYAPFLETPVSTIQRWWLR; translated from the exons ATGGGGGAGGAGAGAGACGACCCACAGAAGCTGAAGAAGATAGCGGCGGCGGCTTACGACTACGAGAACGACCCGAGATGGGCCGACTACTGGGCCAACATCCTCATCCCGCCTCACATGGCCTCTAGCCCTGACGTCATCGGCCATTTCAAGCAGAAGTTCTATAAGCGCTATATT GATCCTGAGCTTCTGGTAGATGCAATGTCCGGCAGCAGCCCTCCTCCTCCGCCAAAGAGGCCATCAGCATCGTCCCGGTCTACAAATGACAGTGCAG GATCGACTCCTAGAACATCAGGAACAGCAGCAGCATCAGGAGCATCAGGAACATCAGGATCATCAGCAACAAGCGCTCCAACTTCTCTGCGTTGGGATCACCAAACCATTCAGTTTTCTGTTAATGCTTGG GTGTTTCTTGTGGCTGTGCTTGCCATTTTCCCATTGGTGCCTAGGCACCTTTCGAATAGAGCATATCGGCTTTCTTTTATGGGCACAGCGTGTTCCTCTCTTTATTCCACATACTCGCTCTATGGG AAACCGAGGGACTGGAACTTACAGGGTTTGCAAGTTTACTTTCGGTCAATAGTCATGTCTAAAGATGTTATCTACTTGATATACTGCTTGACCTTTGTCACATCCCATCTTTCTCTCAAAT TCGCCTTGATTCCCATTCTATGTCGGGCTCTCGTACATGTTGCCAAGTTCCTTAGGCGCAACTTTAGTCAATCCTCATTGTACAG GAAATACTTGGAAGAGCCTTGTGTTTGGGTCGAGTCAAACACAACTACCCTCAGCATACTCTCTTCACATGCTGAGATTGGAAATGGCTTTCTTTTGATTATATCTTTGTTCTC GTGGCAGCGCAACATTATACAGACATTCGCATATTGGCAG CTATTGAAGCTCATGTATCATGCTCCGGTGACTTCTGACTACCATCTGAGTGTGTGGACTAAGATAGGGAGGACAGTTCATCCATTCATCCACCGCTACGCCCCATTCTTGGAGACACCCGTTTCTACAATCCAGAGATGGTGGTTAAGGTAG